The genomic DNA CATCAATGGAGAGATACCAAAAATGTGAGAAGAATTGCGAGGCGATTGGCATGAAAACAGAAAGTTATCTAGGTAAGATCTGGACAATTATGGAAATAGAGCTAAGAAGGATCAGGCATGATTACACGGACCTTATCACACGTTCGATACAGCCAATATTATGGCTTGTTGTGTTCGGGTCAGTGTTTGAAAAATTCAGGATTTTACCAACCGGCTCTTACAGTTACATGCAGTTTATAGCGCCAGGAA from Thermoplasmata archaeon includes the following:
- a CDS encoding multidrug ABC transporter permease, producing the protein MKTESYLGKIWTIMEIELRRIRHDYTDLITRSIQPILWLVVFGSVFEKFRILPTGSYSYMQFIAPG